One window of the bacterium genome contains the following:
- a CDS encoding aldo/keto reductase produces MKLANLGKTGVRISRVCLGTMTFGHPEYGCEFDEARSIVDAYIDAGGNFIDTADVYAKGQSEEYLGRILGARRKDVILASKGFWAVEPGPNNCGATRKHLVDACEASLRRLKTDFLDLYYVHIWDPITPLDETLSALNSLVEHGKVRYIGASDYFGWQFSEAIGLSRLRNWHSFVVHQAEYSVLARDIEIEIVPSASHNGAGIIGWSPLAGGLLTGKYFTSPLGRFSSGDAGRWWGDRFGNEANYRAVAEHNRIASSIGVSPVSLAIAFTLKPEWMTSTIIGVRTVDQLSANLAGESLEIDETVYADLLSIKPPYRQFPSAMQENALKLRQKY; encoded by the coding sequence TTGAAGCTTGCAAATCTGGGCAAGACGGGCGTCAGAATAAGCCGTGTTTGTCTAGGTACCATGACCTTTGGGCATCCGGAATACGGATGCGAGTTTGATGAGGCGCGGAGCATCGTCGATGCCTACATTGATGCGGGCGGGAATTTCATCGACACAGCCGATGTGTACGCAAAGGGGCAATCTGAAGAATACCTTGGACGCATTCTGGGGGCCCGCCGGAAGGACGTGATTCTGGCTTCCAAAGGCTTCTGGGCGGTAGAACCCGGACCAAACAACTGTGGCGCAACGAGAAAGCATCTGGTAGATGCATGCGAAGCCTCACTGCGTCGGCTCAAGACAGATTTTTTGGATCTCTATTACGTCCACATTTGGGACCCGATTACACCACTTGACGAGACCTTAAGCGCTCTCAATTCACTGGTAGAGCACGGTAAGGTCAGATATATTGGGGCAAGCGACTATTTCGGCTGGCAATTCAGTGAAGCAATTGGCCTCTCACGGCTGCGTAATTGGCATTCTTTTGTTGTACATCAGGCTGAATACTCAGTGCTGGCACGGGATATTGAAATTGAGATTGTCCCTTCAGCTTCCCACAATGGTGCCGGCATAATTGGCTGGTCACCTTTGGCAGGCGGCCTGTTGACGGGCAAGTATTTCACAAGTCCTCTCGGACGGTTCAGCAGCGGTGATGCCGGCAGGTGGTGGGGTGATCGGTTCGGGAATGAGGCAAACTACCGAGCAGTCGCCGAGCATAATCGCATTGCATCGAGCATTGGCGTTTCTCCGGTTAGTTTGGCAATTGCATTCACCTTGAAGCCGGAGTGGATGACATCGACAATAATTGGAGTTCGTACAGTTGATCAGTTAAGTGCAAACTTGGCGGGAGAATCTCTGGAAATTGATGAAACTGTATATGCAGACTTGCTGTCTATCAAACCTCCATACCGGCAGTTTCCATCTGCAATGCAGGAAAATGCCCTTAAACTTCGACAAAAATACTGA
- a CDS encoding DUF5020 family protein, which translates to MPLILSLLLIAVSVHAADTYVNGQLHRDFNREVFTSTVEVWSGDRIGSTFFFADFDFGSSGQEQSYFEVSRHFELMRPQKLGHLNASVQFNDGVTPSDGYSGKLIPRTLLAGLALTELKSGNAVFELQILARQEFGAKLGWQLTGVWFVPVANSPFEILGYVDWNTNEYGEQPVSIQAEPQFQVRRGHVVFGSEIEISRNFAGAYTDDGGYETGKWYVHPTLYLRYDL; encoded by the coding sequence ATGCCTCTAATACTCAGTTTGTTGCTGATAGCTGTTTCTGTCCATGCCGCCGACACTTACGTAAATGGCCAACTGCATCGGGATTTTAACCGAGAGGTGTTCACCTCCACCGTGGAAGTTTGGAGTGGTGACAGAATCGGTTCAACATTCTTCTTTGCCGACTTTGATTTTGGTTCGAGCGGACAGGAGCAGTCGTATTTTGAGGTTTCAAGGCATTTTGAGTTAATGAGGCCACAGAAACTCGGACATTTGAACGCATCAGTGCAGTTCAACGATGGCGTAACGCCGTCAGACGGTTATTCGGGCAAGCTGATTCCTCGTACGCTTCTCGCTGGTCTGGCCTTGACGGAACTGAAGTCGGGGAATGCAGTATTTGAACTCCAAATTCTTGCAAGACAAGAATTTGGAGCGAAACTGGGTTGGCAGTTAACCGGGGTATGGTTCGTGCCGGTTGCGAATTCCCCCTTTGAGATCCTGGGCTACGTTGACTGGAATACTAACGAATATGGGGAACAACCTGTTTCCATTCAAGCCGAGCCCCAATTTCAGGTCCGAAGAGGACATGTTGTTTTCGGGTCGGAAATCGAGATTTCGCGCAATTTCGCCGGAGCTTATACTGATGACGGAGGATATGAGACCGGCAAGTGGTATGTCCACCCCACGCTTTACCTTCGGTACGACCTGTAG
- a CDS encoding nucleotide-binding protein, which produces MELHAHIDGGARGNPGPAAIGIVIHDDKGNLLYEEGTYIGHGTNNEAEYRALIRLLEVCATDPVITSSGASVLRVACDSLLIVNQVLGEWKIKEPRLATLHSEVREAKKKVGFQLRIRYIPREENKDADRLVNKALDGESTERILTKESARATIDTVFVVYGRDSTARDQLELILRRIDINPIIIGRIHPDGSTIIDRLEQHLNACTFVCVLLTPDDEGRLRDSHGSPLALRARQNVVLELGWALGRLGRDKVAIIHKSDVDMPFEDPTDLRGLVHYQYKHTVEEIKVDLAKHLQKNGFTIDIQKL; this is translated from the coding sequence TTGGAACTTCACGCACATATTGACGGCGGCGCGCGCGGCAATCCCGGCCCGGCGGCGATTGGAATTGTGATACACGATGACAAGGGGAACCTGCTTTATGAAGAGGGGACCTACATCGGACACGGCACGAACAACGAAGCCGAGTATCGCGCGCTGATTCGCTTATTGGAAGTCTGCGCGACGGACCCGGTCATCACGTCCAGCGGAGCAAGCGTTTTGCGCGTAGCCTGCGACAGTTTGTTGATTGTCAATCAAGTTCTGGGCGAGTGGAAAATCAAAGAGCCGCGCTTGGCCACGCTTCATTCCGAAGTACGAGAAGCAAAGAAGAAAGTTGGTTTTCAGCTTAGAATTCGGTATATACCGCGGGAAGAAAACAAAGACGCGGATAGGTTAGTTAACAAGGCGCTCGATGGAGAATCCACGGAGCGGATTTTGACAAAGGAATCAGCAAGAGCTACAATAGATACTGTCTTCGTAGTGTATGGAAGAGATTCAACTGCAAGGGATCAACTTGAGTTGATTCTTAGGCGGATTGACATAAACCCGATAATCATTGGTCGTATACATCCTGATGGTTCGACGATCATTGACAGACTTGAACAGCATCTTAATGCTTGTACATTTGTGTGTGTGCTGCTTACTCCAGATGACGAAGGACGTCTACGAGATAGTCACGGTTCACCTTTGGCGCTTAGAGCGAGACAAAATGTAGTTCTGGAGCTTGGGTGGGCACTTGGCCGCCTAGGCCGAGACAAAGTGGCAATAATCCACAAGAGCGACGTCGATATGCCATTTGAAGATCCAACTGACCTAAGGGGGCTTGTGCACTATCAATACAAACATACTGTCGAAGAAATTAAGGTAGATTTGGCAAAGCATCTTCAGAAGAATGGTTTCACAATTGACATCCAGAAGTTATAG
- the recJ gene encoding single-stranded-DNA-specific exonuclease RecJ, with product MQPKWEMVESRPHEEIERLSRQAQVPYTVARILLNRGMDTPELVERFFNPSPSQLYDPFLMAGMDKAVDRIVEALQNRDRIAIYGDYDVDGITSVSMLYLFLRDLGGDVLAYIPDRQNEGYGISQAGLDEVKKQGAQLVISVDCGITSVAEARYAKSLGLELIISDHHEPADELPDALAVLDPKCANSGYPFTELAGVGVTFKLAQGITKTLGLASDYAFKYIDLVALGTSADIVPLVDENRVLVKEGLEKLNDAPEVGLASLIESAGVRGGKIDVGQIVFNIAPRINAVGRMGSAMRAVQLLTTRDQAQAREVAQVLEQENRRRKEIDNDTLAQALEEIRYTMNPLERHSIVLAREGWHSGVIGIVASRLIEKFYRPTVMISVENGMGKGSARSVSNFDIFNALKACSDLLEQFGGHKYAAGLTIPAENIAAFKVRFEEACKELMTSDDLVRKVRIESEIGLDQITPEVVDTLKKFEPFGPQNMRPTFVTRDLSTSYPPRIVGQNHLKLMASQHGAQFEAIGFNLGDHIDKFMNGRRTYEMVYVIEENEYQNRKTTQLRIKDIR from the coding sequence ATGCAACCCAAATGGGAAATGGTGGAGAGTCGGCCACATGAGGAGATTGAGCGCCTAAGCCGACAAGCCCAAGTCCCCTATACCGTCGCGCGGATTCTATTGAACCGCGGGATGGACACCCCTGAGCTGGTGGAGAGATTCTTTAATCCTTCGCCATCTCAGCTATATGACCCGTTCCTGATGGCAGGAATGGATAAGGCCGTTGATCGTATCGTTGAAGCGCTTCAGAACCGCGACCGCATTGCGATTTACGGCGATTACGATGTTGACGGAATCACGTCTGTCTCGATGCTCTATTTGTTCCTGCGGGATCTCGGTGGCGATGTTCTGGCCTACATTCCCGACCGCCAGAACGAGGGTTACGGAATATCACAGGCCGGCCTCGATGAAGTTAAGAAACAGGGTGCGCAGCTTGTCATATCAGTTGACTGCGGTATCACATCCGTAGCAGAGGCCAGATATGCAAAGTCCCTTGGACTCGAGCTGATCATCAGTGACCACCACGAGCCGGCGGACGAGTTGCCGGATGCACTTGCCGTACTTGATCCGAAATGTGCCAATTCCGGCTATCCGTTTACAGAGCTTGCTGGAGTAGGGGTTACTTTCAAGCTAGCCCAAGGCATTACAAAAACACTTGGGCTTGCCAGCGACTACGCCTTCAAGTATATAGACCTTGTGGCACTCGGAACATCGGCGGATATCGTTCCTTTGGTGGATGAGAACAGGGTGTTAGTGAAAGAGGGGCTCGAGAAGCTGAACGATGCTCCCGAGGTTGGACTTGCCAGCCTAATTGAATCGGCCGGCGTTCGAGGCGGCAAAATTGATGTTGGACAAATTGTCTTCAACATCGCGCCTCGTATCAACGCTGTTGGACGCATGGGCAGCGCGATGCGTGCTGTGCAGCTTCTGACAACGCGGGATCAGGCACAGGCTCGGGAAGTCGCACAAGTATTGGAGCAGGAGAACCGTCGGCGCAAGGAAATTGACAACGACACCCTTGCACAGGCACTCGAAGAGATTCGCTACACCATGAATCCGCTTGAACGCCATTCCATCGTGCTGGCGCGCGAAGGATGGCACTCTGGAGTCATCGGGATAGTCGCTTCTCGTTTGATTGAGAAATTCTACCGTCCAACAGTCATGATATCGGTAGAAAATGGAATGGGAAAAGGTTCGGCAAGGTCCGTTTCAAATTTCGATATCTTTAATGCACTAAAGGCCTGTTCCGATTTGCTGGAGCAGTTTGGCGGCCACAAGTATGCCGCGGGACTTACGATACCGGCCGAAAACATTGCAGCCTTCAAGGTAAGGTTTGAGGAGGCTTGCAAGGAATTGATGACAAGTGACGATTTGGTCCGCAAAGTGCGTATCGAAAGCGAGATCGGACTTGATCAGATAACGCCTGAAGTTGTTGACACTTTGAAGAAGTTCGAGCCCTTTGGCCCGCAGAATATGCGGCCGACATTTGTCACTCGAGACCTCTCCACGTCATACCCTCCGCGAATAGTCGGTCAGAATCACCTGAAACTGATGGCGTCTCAGCATGGCGCGCAGTTTGAGGCAATCGGCTTTAATCTCGGCGATCACATTGACAAATTCATGAATGGTCGGCGTACCTATGAAATGGTGTATGTGATTGAGGAGAACGAGTATCAGAATCGTAAGACGACACAACTTCGCATAAAGGACATTCGATGA
- a CDS encoding DUF4097 family beta strand repeat protein, with amino-acid sequence MKKVLFCVLAYLSAASAGEFAKTGDEYVYRDTLRFDESAMDLKTLEIESLNGFIRLTGEDRSSVYVEACVEIKADNLEDGEEFLKEFRPIVKRSGENLRVYGEYPESKLSWNDISANIDFIISAPRSIDLTASCANGEIEAAEMTGSADLECANGEITFLSATGVSGFLNASCANGQVTVDIGTLNGNSEFNTANGEINVSVHRSLAGNISASTANGVITLALPENSDMKVVANSVINGSVYSEWSGDHQKKMIGDEFELVVNGGKYLVECSSVNGQIAIRKANRAN; translated from the coding sequence ATGAAGAAAGTACTGTTTTGTGTGCTCGCATATCTGTCCGCAGCGAGCGCCGGCGAGTTTGCAAAAACGGGTGACGAATACGTCTATCGTGATACGCTTCGATTCGACGAATCCGCAATGGATTTGAAGACACTTGAGATCGAATCATTGAACGGCTTCATCCGGCTGACCGGCGAAGACCGCAGCTCTGTATATGTCGAAGCCTGCGTAGAGATCAAGGCAGACAATCTCGAGGACGGCGAGGAGTTTCTTAAGGAATTCAGACCCATAGTTAAGCGCTCTGGTGAAAATTTGCGCGTTTATGGTGAATATCCAGAATCGAAATTGTCGTGGAACGACATAAGCGCCAACATCGATTTCATTATTTCCGCTCCACGTAGTATTGACTTGACCGCTTCTTGTGCGAACGGAGAAATTGAAGCTGCTGAAATGACAGGCAGCGCCGATCTTGAATGCGCAAATGGCGAGATTACGTTTCTGTCAGCAACGGGTGTAAGTGGTTTCTTGAATGCTTCGTGTGCGAACGGGCAGGTGACTGTTGACATCGGCACTTTGAATGGAAACAGCGAATTCAATACGGCTAACGGGGAGATCAACGTTTCCGTGCATAGGTCATTGGCAGGGAATATCTCTGCGTCAACAGCCAATGGAGTGATAACGCTGGCACTTCCGGAGAATTCGGATATGAAAGTTGTCGCGAATTCGGTTATAAACGGTTCTGTTTATTCGGAGTGGTCGGGTGACCACCAGAAGAAAATGATTGGCGACGAATTTGAACTTGTTGTAAATGGCGGCAAGTATCTTGTGGAATGCAGTTCGGTGAATGGACAGATCGCCATTCGTAAGGCAAATCGAGCAAACTGA
- a CDS encoding methylcrotonoyl-CoA carboxylase, translated as MDRSPFVRQIEQTELILLKRLPTNVRPTDPGFAENAAAMQSLVDNLRSKLTALHPAGGPKQHIERHIARGKLPVRERLNRLFDPETPFLELSPLAAFDMYDNEAPGAGMVTGIGVVHGKEVLVVANDATVKGGTYFPMTIKKHLRAQEIAMQNHLPCVYLVDSGGIFLPEQAGTFADRDHFGRIFFNQANLSARRIPQIAVVMGSCTAGGAYVPAMSDETIIVKGTGTIFIGGPPLVKAATGMDVSAEELGGADVHTRISGVADHFAESDAHALDIARSVIESLGDSTKFQFDHESPEAPYYEPEELLGIVPVDVRKPFDMKEVIGRIVDGSRFQEFKARYGTSLVCGFARIHGYLVGIVANNGVLFGESAKKGAHFIELCCLRKIPLVFLQNITGFIVGKEYEHGAIASDGAKMVHAVACANVPKFTVVIGSSAGAGNYAMCGRGYSPRLLWMWPHSRINVMGAQQAADVLVQVKREQLEAKQQRLTDEEAEAIRQPVLEQYDREGNPYYSTSRIWDDGILDPLSTRDALGLGIAMSANAPVPEYQPGVYRM; from the coding sequence ATGGACAGATCGCCATTCGTAAGGCAAATCGAGCAAACTGAATTAATCCTCTTGAAGCGACTACCGACTAACGTTCGTCCGACTGATCCGGGCTTTGCAGAGAATGCCGCAGCCATGCAGTCGCTCGTGGACAATTTGCGCTCAAAGCTTACGGCACTTCATCCTGCCGGCGGGCCAAAACAGCATATTGAGCGGCACATTGCCCGCGGCAAATTACCTGTAAGGGAACGCCTGAATCGTCTGTTTGATCCGGAAACTCCGTTTCTTGAGCTGAGTCCGCTGGCTGCGTTCGACATGTATGACAACGAAGCGCCCGGGGCAGGGATGGTAACTGGGATAGGGGTGGTACACGGCAAGGAAGTATTGGTGGTTGCGAACGACGCTACAGTCAAAGGGGGAACTTACTTCCCCATGACTATTAAGAAGCATCTTCGCGCTCAAGAAATCGCGATGCAAAATCACCTTCCTTGCGTGTATCTTGTAGATTCAGGCGGGATTTTTCTCCCGGAACAGGCTGGTACATTTGCGGACCGTGACCATTTCGGCAGAATATTCTTTAATCAAGCGAACTTGAGTGCGCGGAGAATTCCACAAATCGCAGTTGTCATGGGGTCCTGCACGGCTGGCGGCGCATATGTTCCTGCAATGTCAGATGAGACGATAATCGTCAAAGGTACCGGAACAATCTTCATCGGCGGTCCGCCACTCGTCAAGGCGGCGACAGGAATGGATGTTAGCGCGGAAGAACTTGGCGGTGCAGATGTTCACACCAGAATCAGTGGCGTTGCAGACCATTTTGCCGAGAGCGATGCTCATGCCCTCGACATTGCCCGATCAGTTATTGAGTCATTAGGCGACTCAACGAAGTTTCAGTTTGATCACGAGTCGCCTGAAGCACCTTACTACGAACCGGAAGAACTTCTTGGCATCGTGCCGGTTGACGTCCGCAAGCCTTTTGATATGAAGGAAGTTATTGGCCGAATCGTCGACGGATCACGGTTTCAGGAATTCAAAGCCCGGTACGGAACATCACTTGTTTGCGGATTCGCTCGAATTCACGGCTATCTTGTCGGTATAGTTGCCAACAACGGTGTACTATTCGGTGAATCCGCGAAAAAAGGTGCACATTTCATCGAACTCTGTTGTTTGCGCAAAATCCCGCTTGTCTTTCTGCAGAACATTACGGGCTTCATAGTCGGCAAAGAATACGAGCATGGCGCAATTGCTTCTGACGGCGCAAAGATGGTGCATGCAGTAGCATGCGCAAATGTCCCTAAGTTCACAGTCGTAATCGGTTCCTCTGCGGGTGCCGGCAACTACGCGATGTGCGGGCGAGGATATTCCCCAAGATTGTTATGGATGTGGCCGCATTCACGGATTAACGTGATGGGAGCGCAACAAGCGGCGGATGTTTTGGTGCAAGTCAAGCGCGAGCAACTTGAGGCAAAGCAACAAAGATTGACGGACGAAGAGGCAGAGGCAATCCGGCAGCCGGTTCTCGAACAATATGATCGGGAAGGCAATCCGTACTATTCGACATCTCGGATATGGGATGATGGGATCTTGGATCCGCTCTCAACAAGAGACGCGCTGGGATTGGGAATCGCGATGTCCGCCAACGCGCCTGTCCCTGAGTACCAGCCGGGCGTTTACCGAATGTAA
- a CDS encoding enoyl-CoA hydratase/isomerase family protein, translated as MSFLRLEVTDGIARIALARPEARNALNAEVIAELTDSLKYLRSNDDLRVLVLTADGETFCAGADANWMRAQRDVSMQENIGDAEKIFDLFRSVYEFPRPIIARVQGGAFGGGAGLLCCSDIVVMAENAVTAFSEVRLGVVPATISLFVLRRIGEGRARELFLTGRRISARECERIGLATEVVPESGLDEAVEKWINELLAAAPSAQATAKELLRDVPRMSLDIAREYAPKKIASQRVSPEGQEGLTALLEKRKPSWSVRK; from the coding sequence GTGAGCTTTTTGAGACTCGAAGTCACTGACGGTATAGCCCGAATTGCTTTGGCAAGACCCGAAGCTCGCAATGCATTGAATGCCGAAGTCATTGCCGAACTGACGGACAGTTTGAAATACCTTCGAAGCAACGACGATCTCAGAGTTCTTGTACTGACTGCAGACGGCGAGACCTTTTGTGCAGGCGCAGATGCAAACTGGATGCGGGCGCAAAGGGACGTATCCATGCAGGAGAACATCGGGGATGCGGAGAAGATATTTGATTTGTTCCGGTCTGTTTACGAGTTTCCCAGACCAATTATAGCTCGCGTTCAAGGGGGTGCATTTGGCGGAGGTGCGGGTCTGCTTTGCTGTTCAGATATTGTCGTGATGGCCGAGAATGCAGTGACGGCATTCAGCGAAGTGCGACTCGGCGTTGTACCGGCAACAATATCGCTTTTCGTGCTGCGCAGGATTGGAGAAGGTCGGGCACGTGAGTTGTTTTTGACGGGTCGTCGTATTTCAGCAAGGGAGTGCGAGAGAATTGGGCTTGCAACCGAGGTTGTTCCAGAATCCGGCTTGGATGAAGCCGTCGAGAAATGGATCAATGAGCTGTTAGCGGCTGCTCCAAGCGCGCAAGCAACTGCAAAGGAACTTCTTCGTGATGTTCCCAGAATGTCGCTTGACATTGCCCGAGAGTACGCTCCCAAGAAAATAGCAAGTCAAAGAGTAAGTCCGGAAGGTCAGGAAGGTCTCACGGCTTTGCTTGAAAAGCGTAAACCTAGCTGGAGCGTTAGAAAGTGA